Within the Epinephelus lanceolatus isolate andai-2023 chromosome 9, ASM4190304v1, whole genome shotgun sequence genome, the region TAAAAATTAGCAGTACtgtataaatataataataaatactaaCAATGTTGCCCCATTTCTTCCATCTGTGAATTCCTTTTACCCAGTACAAATACTGAATAAACCTTAATGCACTCTGTAATTATTAAAGCAcaagtaagataagataagatgagataagataagatacatctttattgatccccagagtccagagagcatcccaggacagagctggccttcttgattaccttgtccagtctcttcctatctgcagccgagacgctgctgccccagcagaccactccataaaagatggctgatgccaccacagtgtcaaagaaggtcttcaggagtgctccctgcactccaaaagaactGAGCCACCTCAGCAGATAGAGTCTGCTTAGGTATtcagcaatttaaaaaaataaatacagagtaaTTTATTTCAAAGTTTGTTTGCACCACATATTTAGAAAACAATATACATTCTAATTTGCAGGCTGTAAAACAAAGTGGTACTGTCATTTCTATTTGCCTCAGAATTTtgcatttaagaaaaaaaaatatgcaagaACGCAACAATTGCTGTCCTCTGTAAAGGTTCACATGTAAGAGGGCTGCTGAGATAAATGCACTGATTTGTGTGAGTGATACTTTGTTTACGTTGTGATAGACATATGTTTGTTTATGATTTCATTGTGTCTGCTGCGggtacattgtgtgtgtgtgtgtgtgtgtgtgtgtgtgtgtgtgtgtgtgtgtgtgtttatggcttGGAGGAGGAAGTGACTACAGGAGGCACAGGGGCACTGACAGGGATGACTCCGGTGGCCAGCAGGATGATGATAAGGATGACGATGAGGACGACCACCACGATGACCGTGATAGGCTTGACGTTCTTCCACCAGTATTTGCTCTCCACTTCCTTACTCCTATACTTGAAGTCCTCAGCCTGAGTAGGGAGGGGAATGAGACAATACATTGAAGCGAGACACATTATACATTATGGACACAATGGTCCACGTTTCTGTTAAAGAAACAGAACCCAAACTCATTAATGTTTTCCTGAAAGTTCATTAGCTCTATCCTCTAACCATACCTGAATCACATGTCACTGAGAACAGTTTGAGACAGACAGCATATAACACTTATCACCATTTTGATACAGCAACAGAATATATACACTAACCTCAAAACCAAAAGCAACAGACCTTTTTACATTTTGGCTGGTAACACAGGTGTAACTGACAACATTCTATCCATTCCTGGCGCTATGCATGCGGGCTCACTAGCATGACTTAGTCACAATGCTAAATGGAAAAGTGCAAAAAAGgaacagttcatcccaaaatcaaaaatatatattttggcgctttgagcaccacgagctgagtgccatctagttttatcatattggagagaaggcagacgtccCTGCAtctgatatctccaacagtctgcaactcacaccaaaacaatctagaccaAAAAATGCTACTATCACTATACTATACCTATACTACTATACTGCCACTAAATACTACTACTGGGGTGAACTGTTGTACAGTTGTGCTTTTTCTGCTAAAACGAAACACAATGTCAGCCTAAGACAGTGGTTACTGTAACTGACACATTTCCTGAAATGAGAAAACTTGAATGACTGGTTGTGCCTTTTACAGACATCAGTAATTACGGATGATGAGTAATACCACCTGTGCAGTGAGGCATTAGAACCGAAGACAAAAGGTTGTTGACTTAATGTGCTTAACCACCACTGAGGTGCAGCTGGAGCAATGCCTTACTGAAAAGTGCTTAATTCAAAGTTGAGGTCAGAGCAAGAAAAAGGCCACACATAGTCACTGAGGACATAGTTAAATAGCCTCTTTATTTGACCTCCCACTGTAACTGCACAGTACACCAAAGATGCAATTTTGTAAGCGTTAACAATTCTCACAGCACAACAAATTTACACAAATCATAGTAAAAGGACAAACTACTGCAGTAAGACTGACCTCCTTTTTCATATTCTCTGATCTGGTGAGGAGATCGACcaccttttctccttttttaatGATTCCTTTCATATTCTCCTTCATCTTGTCACTGAGTTCATCTACCTCACCCCTCAAGGTCTGCACCTTGCTCTGTGATGCTGGCTCTGCCACTCCTCCCCGCTCCTGGGATGGGATATGAGAGAAGGACGGAAGGTAGGAAGTTAGTTAATTTCCAAAGAATGTCTTGTAGCAACCTTTATAGGTTCTGGATGGTAATAGTGGAAACGAATGCTGAccttaagtacatttttaagATATTTGTACCTTACTAAAGTATTTCCCTTTTTCCTATATtatactttttttcccattacatttcagagagaattattattatttttttaaatatatgatTAAAAGTatcatctttttcatttaaattatcGTTACATTGTTTTGTAACAGGACATAAAGTAGTTAAACTTGAAAGGACTACATTTGCTAAGGAAAATTTACATGTGCTAGCTGCTGAAAACTGTAGATGCAAACACTGTAAAGAAGTTagaatgttaaatataaaagataTTGTATGGGCAGATTTAGTTGAAACACGAAGAGCAGTAGATGTGTCAGTTGAAGCCAAAGCACTGAGGCGGTTTGTAGTATCTGCTGACGTATAAGAGCTGAAAGCTGAAAGCTGAAAGCTGGAATTATAGTTTTACAAGTGAGCCCTGCAGGCAGGTAAATTTTAGTTTGCATACAAACACCAAAAGTAGCTTAACTAATCGTTAAATTAGTTGAAATGTCAGTTGATGATGCGTTAAACGCAGTTCAACTGCCAGCTGAAGGGACAGATAGATGAAGTGTGTGCATTTTAAATAGATGATGTGTTGATGACAGAAGTTATGCATGTCATTTGCTGTGTGTCAGTTAATGTTTAAAtggaagaaaataaatgaatgaatgaatatgaatcAAAGTTAAAGCATTGAAATGGGCTGCAGATGATTAAAATATAATGCAtgtgtttcatgtcatgttttggggccataaaaaatgtttctgagggCCACAATAGAAAAGTTGGCTGCACTTCAAGCAACAAGGCTATGAGTCACTGTTTCCCGACCCGGGCGTTCTGACCCCCAGTAGGGGTCGGCAAGGCGTCACAGGGATAATGAGGCCTTCTAAATTTTAAAGGTCGTAAAGCCCCTAACTCACCAAGCTCACGGTCCATGTTGGGCCATCAGTGAGTGTCTGTTGGCCCAGTAGGGGCAGTGTATCCTGCACCGTTGCCCTTTGTCGGCCTCTTTTTTCAGCCAATTTAGCATTTTAAATTGGTATCAGCAACAGAGGAAAAAGTGAAACAAATATAAAGAATGCACATCCTCGGAATCAACTTATTTCAATCGGTGCTGACATCAAAGGGAAAACTTAAGAAATCAGGATTTGTCGCACATGATGTATTGCTGCTCCCGTGCTTTATTGCCACACCAAACAAATAAGCAACGTTTCGCCTCACGTAGGAGGCTTCATCAGGCTTACAGAGTAAAGGGCAGTCCCTCTTTTTATAGCATGTCCTCCAATAAGAGTGAGGCTATCTGGAGACCTACAAAATACATATAGGAATAATATTATTTAATGATATTATTTCTCAATCTATATATTATTTCTCAATTATTTGTGTGGTGTGGGAATAAAGCACGGGAGCAGCAATACATCATGTGCGACAAATCCTGATTTCATCAGCAACAGAGGAACCTGTTAGTGaataaaatcactctgattggcagttcagttcagtgcacGAGAAgggaaacagaagtgaggaaagtaaacagtcggctaaagtcaagagggagtgagatcgTACCAAGCTTGTTACATgaagtaagattatttttctttgaaAATTGAGCTGTTTAGCAGAAACATGTCATGATTATTTGCCTTATTGTTCATTGGTGCAAGATAACTacgctctgttctttcaacattggattgtgctgttaatgtgctaactggctaactagcatcaagagaGGGTCTTCCACTTTCcatttttgaatgacaaatacagtcTACAGTCTTCTGCTACTATGAAgagtttttttcctctcaggCTCGTGCTGAATGTACATGCTGGGTGGTCGTTGCCTTTAGTCTTTGTGTTCATGTACAACTTTTTTGGGCCAAGACACAGGCGACGTGAGGCTACACAACCGTATACTTGTGTTCCCGCTAGTTCTTGAAAGTCGGTTTGGAGTGTCTAGGCCTTAagacaactttttttaaaaaaatatatatatatacttggCCTATGTCTCAGCATTTcacttttatgttatttatgtgaaaaaagctgaataaaattgttattttaagtaagTAAGTTTGGATTATTATCCAAAATATaaacttaaaagaaaaatgGTGAAGCTTTAAACACAATCTACATTCACAgagccttcactctctgctaaaCAGCCTCGTCCTGTGTTAGAAAAGTGCGCAGTTAAAATAATCAAAGAGCTATAGAGTGATGGCTAAACGTCAgggagaagagaaggaaaacaaaaaaatgaagcctATTAAGAATGTATGATTgttaaaaatcaaatttaaagaatACATAACAAAGACAGAGAATTCCATTAAAAGTTTCTAAAAGACCCTGGAAAACTAATCTCTTATCTaatattcacaaaaaaaaatctgcttctAAATCTGCTGCTAAAACTCTCTGCAGTTGTTCTGTACTGTCAAGGTtatgtattgaatataatatgaaatatccataaaatatgtcacttagcCAGGGGTTGTGAGTTTACTCAATAATAGAAAAGGGGTCACTTAAGGATAAACGTTGGGAGCCACTGCTCTAAGtcaacacaccacaaagaaaaCCACAAGAGTCCACTTTGATTCAAACCTTatatttgttcattcatttacGCTTAAAATTCCTTAATCGTTATCCTGGCCGTATGAAGGTCACAGGTTTTTGCCACCTTGACTCTGAAATAATCTTTGTGAGAAACTTGCACTTAATTCATACTGAGGAAAATTCCTCCTTAAATCTAACTTTTCAAACATATTCTTTACAAGAGACTGCTACTGGGAGATATATTTACTCTATGCCTAGTATCTTCTCTGTCTGATACCACAGTGAATTAACATGCCAACACAATCTGAGGAAGAAATCAGATGATTTACTATCAGGCAAAAGTCCTTTCAGTCCCTCGTCAAATGATCTCAAATTATGTCACATTAAGTGAAAATTGTTTTTCCGAT harbors:
- the LOC117252644 gene encoding vesicle-associated membrane protein 8-like, with amino-acid sequence MHWICDRSGTDTARGKADMERGGVAEPASQSKVQTLRGEVDELSDKMKENMKGIIKKGEKVVDLLTRSENMKKEAEDFKYRSKEVESKYWWKNVKPITVIVVVVLIVILIIILLATGVIPVSAPVPPVVTSSSKP